A stretch of the Argentina anserina chromosome 6, drPotAnse1.1, whole genome shotgun sequence genome encodes the following:
- the LOC126799367 gene encoding BRCT domain-containing protein At4g02110 isoform X1: MASDPIPGMETVVATVSGYRGSELVDLIELMTHAGANYIGKLSSANAFTHLVCRKFEGKKYEMAKRFRLIIVNHRWIEDCVKHGKRVPEQLYTLQSGEEVGPLCMKAPLVTKPGSSAKKGKAAADEPRVFGNSEDIIDLGCRSSWQGVLTDSRLLNENSFAEFKQNNSSQKRQNNSVKTNSKKELQSSSMDCFEDPPLSRSLRMENSYPEFKENNSSQKRQTKDVKTNSIKELQFRRRNCFEDPPLSRALRMKESCGHSVRAERNIPRDIGMSMAAEIPRKKRRLVKKNIGSARSVLSDSDSDRECHPTGVQSIHDDRVTILSDDSNDDLDTGYKGGEVGGNHLSTSKDPNISVVNRSIAPETTPQNGCLDAEKLEIGSESDQATKGPLQDFSCVICWTEFSTTRGILPCGHRYCYPCIENWADQLSSRRKISTCPLCKAPFTAITKVDDAITSDQNIFSQTIPSAPKVDISFLIDQGTSNFAAQSASVNVCAECHSLEPEELLVSCNVCRIRRIHAYCQDPPSDTWTCIFCKDLRSLYRSSYHRY, translated from the exons ATGGCGTCGGATCCGATTCCAGGCATGGAGACGGTGGTCGCCACCGTCAGCGGGTACCGCGGATCTGAGCTGGTGGATCTGATCGAGCTCATGACTCATGCCGGTGCCAACTACATCGGTAAATTGTCGTCCGCCAACGCCTTCACTCATTTG GTGTGCAGGAAATTTGAAGGGAAGAAATACGAAATGGCGAAACGGTTCAGGCTCATAATCGTTAACCACCGCTGGATTGAGGACTGCGTTAAGCATGGGAAGAGAGTTCCTGAGCAACTCTATACGCTGCAAAG TGGAGAGGAAGTGGGACCCTTATGCATGAAAGCTCCGCTTGTCACTAAACCAGGATCCTCAGCGAAGAAAGGGAAAGCGGCTGCTGATGAACCCCGTGTTTTTGGAAACTCTGAAGATATCATCGATCTGGGGTGTCGATCTTCCTGGCAGGGTGTTTTAACTGATTCACGTCTGCTGAATGAG AATTCATTTGctgaattcaaacaaaacaatAGTTCCCAGAAGCGACAGAATAACTCTGTGaaaacaaattcaaagaaagagCTACAATCTAGTAGCATGGACTGTTTTGAAGATCCTCCTTTATCCAGATCACTCAGAATGGAG AACTCGTATCCtgaatttaaagaaaataatagtTCCCAGAAGCGTCAAACGAAAGATGTAAAAACAAACTCTATAAAAGAGCTACAATTTAGAAGAAGAAACTGTTTTGAAGATCCTCCTTTATCCAGAGCACTCAGAATGAAG GAGTCTTGCGGGCATTCAGTTAGAGCTGAGAGAAATATTCCCAGGGACATTGGAATGAGCATGGCGGCTGAAATTCCACGTAAAAAAAGGAGGCTTGTGAAAAAGAACATTGGCTCTGCAAGATCAGTACTCTCAGACTCAGACTCTGATCGTGAATGCCATCCTACTGGAGTTCAAAGTATCCATGACGACAGGGTCACAATCCTTTCTGATGATTCTAATGACGATTTAGACACTGGATATAAAGGTGGTGAAGTTGGTGGTAATCACTTATCTACTTCCAAGGATCCCAATATATCTGTTGTGAATAGATCAATTGCTCCAGAGACAACTCCACAAAATGGGTGCCTTGATGCAGAGAAATTGGAAATCGGGTCGGAAAGTGATCAAGCCACCAAAGGTCCTTTGCAGGACTTTTCATGTGTTATATGCTGGACAGAGTTCAGTACTACCAGAGGAATTTTGCCATGTGGTCATCGATACTGTTATCCTTGTATTGAAAATTGGGCTGATCAACTG AGTTCGAGGAGAAAGATTTCAACATGCCCTTTATGCAAAGCTCCTTTTACAGCCATTACCAAGGTTGATGATGCCATCACTAGTGATCAGAATATATTTTCTCAAACCATTCCATCTGCCCCAAAAGTAGacatttcatttcttattgACCAGGGAACATCTAATTTTGCTGCTCAG TCTGCATCAGTAAATGTTTGTGCTGAGTGTCATTCTTTGGAACCTGAAGAGCTGCTTGTCAGTTGTAATGTCTGCCGAATTCGGCGCATCCATGCCTACTGCCAGGACCCTCCTTCAGATACATGGACATGCATTTTCTGCAAAGATCTTCGAAGTCTATACCGCAGCAGCTATCATCGATACTGA
- the LOC126799367 gene encoding uncharacterized protein LOC126799367 isoform X3 — protein MASDPIPGMETVVATVSGYRGSELVDLIELMTHAGANYIGKLSSANAFTHLVCRKFEGKKYEMAKRFRLIIVNHRWIEDCVKHGKRVPEQLYTLQSGEEVGPLCMKAPLVTKPGSSAKKGKAAADEPRVFGNSEDIIDLGCRSSWQGVLTDSRLLNEESCGHSVRAERNIPRDIGMSMAAEIPRKKRRLVKKNIGSARSVLSDSDSDRECHPTGVQSIHDDRVTILSDDSNDDLDTGYKGGEVGGNHLSTSKDPNISVVNRSIAPETTPQNGCLDAEKLEIGSESDQATKGPLQDFSCVICWTEFSTTRGILPCGHRYCYPCIENWADQLSSRRKISTCPLCKAPFTAITKVDDAITSDQNIFSQTIPSAPKVDISFLIDQGTSNFAAQSASVNVCAECHSLEPEELLVSCNVCRIRRIHAYCQDPPSDTWTCIFCKDLRSLYRSSYHRY, from the exons ATGGCGTCGGATCCGATTCCAGGCATGGAGACGGTGGTCGCCACCGTCAGCGGGTACCGCGGATCTGAGCTGGTGGATCTGATCGAGCTCATGACTCATGCCGGTGCCAACTACATCGGTAAATTGTCGTCCGCCAACGCCTTCACTCATTTG GTGTGCAGGAAATTTGAAGGGAAGAAATACGAAATGGCGAAACGGTTCAGGCTCATAATCGTTAACCACCGCTGGATTGAGGACTGCGTTAAGCATGGGAAGAGAGTTCCTGAGCAACTCTATACGCTGCAAAG TGGAGAGGAAGTGGGACCCTTATGCATGAAAGCTCCGCTTGTCACTAAACCAGGATCCTCAGCGAAGAAAGGGAAAGCGGCTGCTGATGAACCCCGTGTTTTTGGAAACTCTGAAGATATCATCGATCTGGGGTGTCGATCTTCCTGGCAGGGTGTTTTAACTGATTCACGTCTGCTGAATGAG GAGTCTTGCGGGCATTCAGTTAGAGCTGAGAGAAATATTCCCAGGGACATTGGAATGAGCATGGCGGCTGAAATTCCACGTAAAAAAAGGAGGCTTGTGAAAAAGAACATTGGCTCTGCAAGATCAGTACTCTCAGACTCAGACTCTGATCGTGAATGCCATCCTACTGGAGTTCAAAGTATCCATGACGACAGGGTCACAATCCTTTCTGATGATTCTAATGACGATTTAGACACTGGATATAAAGGTGGTGAAGTTGGTGGTAATCACTTATCTACTTCCAAGGATCCCAATATATCTGTTGTGAATAGATCAATTGCTCCAGAGACAACTCCACAAAATGGGTGCCTTGATGCAGAGAAATTGGAAATCGGGTCGGAAAGTGATCAAGCCACCAAAGGTCCTTTGCAGGACTTTTCATGTGTTATATGCTGGACAGAGTTCAGTACTACCAGAGGAATTTTGCCATGTGGTCATCGATACTGTTATCCTTGTATTGAAAATTGGGCTGATCAACTG AGTTCGAGGAGAAAGATTTCAACATGCCCTTTATGCAAAGCTCCTTTTACAGCCATTACCAAGGTTGATGATGCCATCACTAGTGATCAGAATATATTTTCTCAAACCATTCCATCTGCCCCAAAAGTAGacatttcatttcttattgACCAGGGAACATCTAATTTTGCTGCTCAG TCTGCATCAGTAAATGTTTGTGCTGAGTGTCATTCTTTGGAACCTGAAGAGCTGCTTGTCAGTTGTAATGTCTGCCGAATTCGGCGCATCCATGCCTACTGCCAGGACCCTCCTTCAGATACATGGACATGCATTTTCTGCAAAGATCTTCGAAGTCTATACCGCAGCAGCTATCATCGATACTGA
- the LOC126799367 gene encoding uncharacterized protein LOC126799367 isoform X2, producing MASDPIPGMETVVATVSGYRGSELVDLIELMTHAGANYIGKLSSANAFTHLVCRKFEGKKYEMAKRFRLIIVNHRWIEDCVKHGKRVPEQLYTLQSGEEVGPLCMKAPLVTKPGSSAKKGKAAADEPRVFGNSEDIIDLGCRSSWQGVLTDSRLLNENSFAEFKQNNSSQKRQNNSVKTNSKKELQSSSMDCFEDPPLSRSLRMEESCGHSVRAERNIPRDIGMSMAAEIPRKKRRLVKKNIGSARSVLSDSDSDRECHPTGVQSIHDDRVTILSDDSNDDLDTGYKGGEVGGNHLSTSKDPNISVVNRSIAPETTPQNGCLDAEKLEIGSESDQATKGPLQDFSCVICWTEFSTTRGILPCGHRYCYPCIENWADQLSSRRKISTCPLCKAPFTAITKVDDAITSDQNIFSQTIPSAPKVDISFLIDQGTSNFAAQSASVNVCAECHSLEPEELLVSCNVCRIRRIHAYCQDPPSDTWTCIFCKDLRSLYRSSYHRY from the exons ATGGCGTCGGATCCGATTCCAGGCATGGAGACGGTGGTCGCCACCGTCAGCGGGTACCGCGGATCTGAGCTGGTGGATCTGATCGAGCTCATGACTCATGCCGGTGCCAACTACATCGGTAAATTGTCGTCCGCCAACGCCTTCACTCATTTG GTGTGCAGGAAATTTGAAGGGAAGAAATACGAAATGGCGAAACGGTTCAGGCTCATAATCGTTAACCACCGCTGGATTGAGGACTGCGTTAAGCATGGGAAGAGAGTTCCTGAGCAACTCTATACGCTGCAAAG TGGAGAGGAAGTGGGACCCTTATGCATGAAAGCTCCGCTTGTCACTAAACCAGGATCCTCAGCGAAGAAAGGGAAAGCGGCTGCTGATGAACCCCGTGTTTTTGGAAACTCTGAAGATATCATCGATCTGGGGTGTCGATCTTCCTGGCAGGGTGTTTTAACTGATTCACGTCTGCTGAATGAG AATTCATTTGctgaattcaaacaaaacaatAGTTCCCAGAAGCGACAGAATAACTCTGTGaaaacaaattcaaagaaagagCTACAATCTAGTAGCATGGACTGTTTTGAAGATCCTCCTTTATCCAGATCACTCAGAATGGAG GAGTCTTGCGGGCATTCAGTTAGAGCTGAGAGAAATATTCCCAGGGACATTGGAATGAGCATGGCGGCTGAAATTCCACGTAAAAAAAGGAGGCTTGTGAAAAAGAACATTGGCTCTGCAAGATCAGTACTCTCAGACTCAGACTCTGATCGTGAATGCCATCCTACTGGAGTTCAAAGTATCCATGACGACAGGGTCACAATCCTTTCTGATGATTCTAATGACGATTTAGACACTGGATATAAAGGTGGTGAAGTTGGTGGTAATCACTTATCTACTTCCAAGGATCCCAATATATCTGTTGTGAATAGATCAATTGCTCCAGAGACAACTCCACAAAATGGGTGCCTTGATGCAGAGAAATTGGAAATCGGGTCGGAAAGTGATCAAGCCACCAAAGGTCCTTTGCAGGACTTTTCATGTGTTATATGCTGGACAGAGTTCAGTACTACCAGAGGAATTTTGCCATGTGGTCATCGATACTGTTATCCTTGTATTGAAAATTGGGCTGATCAACTG AGTTCGAGGAGAAAGATTTCAACATGCCCTTTATGCAAAGCTCCTTTTACAGCCATTACCAAGGTTGATGATGCCATCACTAGTGATCAGAATATATTTTCTCAAACCATTCCATCTGCCCCAAAAGTAGacatttcatttcttattgACCAGGGAACATCTAATTTTGCTGCTCAG TCTGCATCAGTAAATGTTTGTGCTGAGTGTCATTCTTTGGAACCTGAAGAGCTGCTTGTCAGTTGTAATGTCTGCCGAATTCGGCGCATCCATGCCTACTGCCAGGACCCTCCTTCAGATACATGGACATGCATTTTCTGCAAAGATCTTCGAAGTCTATACCGCAGCAGCTATCATCGATACTGA
- the LOC126798753 gene encoding protein FLX-like 2 isoform X2 — translation MGSKGRIPPGHLRRPHPGPDPYGPGGPGTRPPPGAYSPFDMLPPPQVLEQKLASQHVEMQRLATENQRLASTHGSLRQELAGAQHELQILHAQAGAMKSERDQQMRSLVDKIAKMEAELKAAEAVKGELQQARAEANNLVGARQESIVKVQQLGQELQRAHVEVQQVPVLVQQLDGLRQEYQHCRATFDYEKKLYNDHLESLQVMEKNYVTMAKEVEKLRAELLNNSGGSFYGNPGTNESDASGLAAGQNAYEDSYGVVQGRVPFPAAGASAGSGPVNTAGAAAAPAGTSPFAGTQAGPLGRTGYDAPRGHVGYDASGGHVGYDAQRPGYDPQRGPVYDAHRPGYEVQRVAGYDPTRGLNYDAHAAQARGASGPQGHVPTNNMPYGSATPPTARGGTNPARR, via the exons ATGGGAAGTAAAGGTCGAATCCCGCCGGGCCATCTCCGGCGTCCTCATCCCGGACCCGACCCTTATGGGCCTGGTGGGCCGGGCACCCGCCCACCTCCAGGTGCATACTCACCATTTGACATGTTGCCTCCTCCACAAGTCTTGGAGCAGAAGCTGGCTTCACAGCATGTGGAGATGCAGAGGCTGGCCACTGAGAATCAGAGACTCGCTTCGACGCACGGCAGCCTGAGGCAGGAGCTGGCTGGGGCTCAGCATGAGCTGCAGATACTGCATGCTCAGGCCGGGGCTATGAAGTCCGAGAGGGACCAGCAGATGAGGAGCCTGGTGGATAAGATTGCCAAAATGGAGGCTGAGCTGAAAGCGGCAGAGGCTGTTAAGGGGGAGCTGCAGCAGGCGCGCGCCGAGGCGAATAACTTGGTTGGGGCGAGGCAGGAGAGTATTGTGAAAGTGCAGCAGTTGGGTCAGGAGCTTCAGAGGGCGCATGTGGAGGTGCAGCAGGTTCCGGTTTTGGTTCAGCAACTGGATGGCCTCAGGCAGGAGTATCAGCATTGCAG GGCTACTTTTGACTATGAGAAGAAATTGTACAATGACCACCTTGAATCACTTCAGGTTATGGAGAAGAACTATGTTACTATGGCTAAGGAGGTAGAAAAGCTACGAGCAGAGTTATTGAATAATTCAG GTGGGTCTTTTTATGGGAATCCTGGAACTAATGAAAGTGATGCTTCTGGCCTTGCTGCAGGACAAAATGCTTATGAAGATAGCTATGGTGTTGTGCAG GGACGTGTCCCTTTTCCTGCTGCTGGTGCTTCTGCTGGCAGTGGGCCTGTGAACACCGCTGGGGCAGCTGCTGCCCCTGCCGGAACCTCTCCATTTGCTGGAACTCAGGCTGGACCTCTGGGAAGAACTGGTTATGATGCACCAAGAGGGCATGTTGGTTATGATGCCTCTGGAGGACATGTCGGCTATGATGCACAAAGACCTGGCTATGATCCACAAAGAGGACCCGTCTATGATGCGCATAGACCAGGTTATGAGGTGCAAAGAGTAGCCGGTTATGATCCAACTCGTGGTCTTAACTACGACGCACACGCAGCACAGGCCAGAGGTGCTTCTGGTCCCCAGGGACATGTGCCTACAAACAATATGCCCTATGGTTCGGCCACTCCGCCTACTGCCCGAGGAGGTACAAACCCAGCACGTAGATGA
- the LOC126798753 gene encoding protein FLX-like 2 isoform X1 — protein sequence MGSKGRIPPGHLRRPHPGPDPYGPGGPGTRPPPGAYSPFDMLPPPQVLEQKLASQHVEMQRLATENQRLASTHGSLRQELAGAQHELQILHAQAGAMKSERDQQMRSLVDKIAKMEAELKAAEAVKGELQQARAEANNLVGARQESIVKVQQLGQELQRAHVEVQQVPVLVQQLDGLRQEYQHCRATFDYEKKLYNDHLESLQVMEKNYVTMAKEVEKLRAELLNNSGADRRTGGSFYGNPGTNESDASGLAAGQNAYEDSYGVVQGRVPFPAAGASAGSGPVNTAGAAAAPAGTSPFAGTQAGPLGRTGYDAPRGHVGYDASGGHVGYDAQRPGYDPQRGPVYDAHRPGYEVQRVAGYDPTRGLNYDAHAAQARGASGPQGHVPTNNMPYGSATPPTARGGTNPARR from the exons ATGGGAAGTAAAGGTCGAATCCCGCCGGGCCATCTCCGGCGTCCTCATCCCGGACCCGACCCTTATGGGCCTGGTGGGCCGGGCACCCGCCCACCTCCAGGTGCATACTCACCATTTGACATGTTGCCTCCTCCACAAGTCTTGGAGCAGAAGCTGGCTTCACAGCATGTGGAGATGCAGAGGCTGGCCACTGAGAATCAGAGACTCGCTTCGACGCACGGCAGCCTGAGGCAGGAGCTGGCTGGGGCTCAGCATGAGCTGCAGATACTGCATGCTCAGGCCGGGGCTATGAAGTCCGAGAGGGACCAGCAGATGAGGAGCCTGGTGGATAAGATTGCCAAAATGGAGGCTGAGCTGAAAGCGGCAGAGGCTGTTAAGGGGGAGCTGCAGCAGGCGCGCGCCGAGGCGAATAACTTGGTTGGGGCGAGGCAGGAGAGTATTGTGAAAGTGCAGCAGTTGGGTCAGGAGCTTCAGAGGGCGCATGTGGAGGTGCAGCAGGTTCCGGTTTTGGTTCAGCAACTGGATGGCCTCAGGCAGGAGTATCAGCATTGCAG GGCTACTTTTGACTATGAGAAGAAATTGTACAATGACCACCTTGAATCACTTCAGGTTATGGAGAAGAACTATGTTACTATGGCTAAGGAGGTAGAAAAGCTACGAGCAGAGTTATTGAATAATTCAGGTGCTGATAGAAGAACTG GTGGGTCTTTTTATGGGAATCCTGGAACTAATGAAAGTGATGCTTCTGGCCTTGCTGCAGGACAAAATGCTTATGAAGATAGCTATGGTGTTGTGCAG GGACGTGTCCCTTTTCCTGCTGCTGGTGCTTCTGCTGGCAGTGGGCCTGTGAACACCGCTGGGGCAGCTGCTGCCCCTGCCGGAACCTCTCCATTTGCTGGAACTCAGGCTGGACCTCTGGGAAGAACTGGTTATGATGCACCAAGAGGGCATGTTGGTTATGATGCCTCTGGAGGACATGTCGGCTATGATGCACAAAGACCTGGCTATGATCCACAAAGAGGACCCGTCTATGATGCGCATAGACCAGGTTATGAGGTGCAAAGAGTAGCCGGTTATGATCCAACTCGTGGTCTTAACTACGACGCACACGCAGCACAGGCCAGAGGTGCTTCTGGTCCCCAGGGACATGTGCCTACAAACAATATGCCCTATGGTTCGGCCACTCCGCCTACTGCCCGAGGAGGTACAAACCCAGCACGTAGATGA
- the LOC126798753 gene encoding protein FLX-like 2 isoform X3, whose product MGSKGRIPPGHLRRPHPGPDPYGPGGPGTRPPPGAYSPFDMLPPPQVLEQKLASQHVEMQRLATENQRLASTHGSLRQELAGAQHELQILHAQAGAMKSERDQQMRSLVDKIAKMEAELKAAEAVKGELQQARAEANNLVGARQESIVKVQQLGQELQRAHVEVQQVPVLVQQLDGLRQEYQHCRATFDYEKKLYNDHLESLQVMEKNYVTMAKEVEKLRAELLNNSGQNAYEDSYGVVQGRVPFPAAGASAGSGPVNTAGAAAAPAGTSPFAGTQAGPLGRTGYDAPRGHVGYDASGGHVGYDAQRPGYDPQRGPVYDAHRPGYEVQRVAGYDPTRGLNYDAHAAQARGASGPQGHVPTNNMPYGSATPPTARGGTNPARR is encoded by the exons ATGGGAAGTAAAGGTCGAATCCCGCCGGGCCATCTCCGGCGTCCTCATCCCGGACCCGACCCTTATGGGCCTGGTGGGCCGGGCACCCGCCCACCTCCAGGTGCATACTCACCATTTGACATGTTGCCTCCTCCACAAGTCTTGGAGCAGAAGCTGGCTTCACAGCATGTGGAGATGCAGAGGCTGGCCACTGAGAATCAGAGACTCGCTTCGACGCACGGCAGCCTGAGGCAGGAGCTGGCTGGGGCTCAGCATGAGCTGCAGATACTGCATGCTCAGGCCGGGGCTATGAAGTCCGAGAGGGACCAGCAGATGAGGAGCCTGGTGGATAAGATTGCCAAAATGGAGGCTGAGCTGAAAGCGGCAGAGGCTGTTAAGGGGGAGCTGCAGCAGGCGCGCGCCGAGGCGAATAACTTGGTTGGGGCGAGGCAGGAGAGTATTGTGAAAGTGCAGCAGTTGGGTCAGGAGCTTCAGAGGGCGCATGTGGAGGTGCAGCAGGTTCCGGTTTTGGTTCAGCAACTGGATGGCCTCAGGCAGGAGTATCAGCATTGCAG GGCTACTTTTGACTATGAGAAGAAATTGTACAATGACCACCTTGAATCACTTCAGGTTATGGAGAAGAACTATGTTACTATGGCTAAGGAGGTAGAAAAGCTACGAGCAGAGTTATTGAATAATTCAG GACAAAATGCTTATGAAGATAGCTATGGTGTTGTGCAG GGACGTGTCCCTTTTCCTGCTGCTGGTGCTTCTGCTGGCAGTGGGCCTGTGAACACCGCTGGGGCAGCTGCTGCCCCTGCCGGAACCTCTCCATTTGCTGGAACTCAGGCTGGACCTCTGGGAAGAACTGGTTATGATGCACCAAGAGGGCATGTTGGTTATGATGCCTCTGGAGGACATGTCGGCTATGATGCACAAAGACCTGGCTATGATCCACAAAGAGGACCCGTCTATGATGCGCATAGACCAGGTTATGAGGTGCAAAGAGTAGCCGGTTATGATCCAACTCGTGGTCTTAACTACGACGCACACGCAGCACAGGCCAGAGGTGCTTCTGGTCCCCAGGGACATGTGCCTACAAACAATATGCCCTATGGTTCGGCCACTCCGCCTACTGCCCGAGGAGGTACAAACCCAGCACGTAGATGA